A part of Cryptococcus gattii WM276 chromosome G, complete sequence genomic DNA contains:
- a CDS encoding Vegetative cell wall protein precursor (Hydroxyproline-rich glycoprotein 1), putative (Similar to TIGR gene model, INSD accession AAW44833.1), whose amino-acid sequence MSNALYVLRLLWRTPPAPHSPRSISSLALPLATNLTPSVPPVPPPPPPTAPPFLEDESTEYATAALTLADLPPPAHAPAPIPWPTLFPRHTPPPPKPKFCDPLYRLVVHAHYDAARAIHAELSAHNVYIQRRHEYLAPAVAALDAGDTEQFFLWLALYPNKPATANTPELRRIWDPVVARVVAVFQSAGDTAFLERFLRAAAKLGVLPTVLFPLAPHLTFALPPALSHSLLSTSIATYTRYTTSAESTSKRAHVQRRMVRRQVAVIWAAYLRGLVAAGWREQARELFEHSPVEWDAFTKGYVESRLQGVPLAAAPPLESLPLSKQLLCPTSLSPSQLASILDSLSSQPLCTTHPTLLPRFKHRFLRQRLGAASGPGTRERERTWLHAEIINFQKQGRHEDAVQVFVQHFFWLGLPLHPSFSSASAATSESNQDQTQNQNQTQKHYPSIQILVTLLPSLLPLLPPPLSTSVPKYLNAYVQLALDSKSSSSSSSMAPPALRPNNVMWSVVVREIVHWGGSKGLEHGRNVLSAAQAAARAAAVDDSDCNSNSNVPGEAAYRALLLALAGRRRTHEMYELLDHMEVGEVGNGGTIGTSIRTYIPLVAILAKSGLAGDAQRVLERGVERFGEGWVHGVVLE is encoded by the coding sequence ATGAGCAACGCGCTCTACGTCCTCCGCCTGCTGTGGCGCACCCCCCCCGCCCCGCACTCCCCCCGCAGCATATCCTCCCTCGCCCTCCCCCTCGCCACAAACCTCACCCCGAGTGTTCCCCCCGTccccccccctcccccgccCACGGCCCCCCCCTTCCTCGAAGACGAGTCCACCGAGTACGCCACCGCTGCACTCACCCTCGCCGACCTGCCCCCCCCCGCCCACGCCCCCGCCCCCATCCCGTGGCccaccctcttcccccGCCACACGCCCCCCCCGCCCAAGCCCAAGTTCTGCGACCCCCTCTACCGCCTCGTCGTCCACGCACACTACGACGCCGCACGCGCCATCCACGCAGAACTCTCCGCCCATAATGTGTATATCCAGCGCCGCCACGAGTACCTCGCACCCGCCGTCGCAGCCCTCGACGCCGGCGACACCGAACAGTTTTTCCTCTGGCTCGCGCTCTACCCAAACAAGCCGGCCACAGCCAACACACCCGAGCTGAGACGTATCTGGGATCCCGTCGTCGCCCGTGTCGTCGCCGTCTTCCAGTCGGCAGGCGATACCGCATTCCTCGAGCGCTTCTTGCGAGCCGCCGCCAAGCTCGGTGTCCTGCCCACCGTCCTTTTCCCGCTCGCCCCGCACTTGACATTCGCCCTCCCGCCTGCGCTCTCCCACTCGCTCCTCTCCACCTCGATCGCCACCTATACCAGGTACACCACCTCTGCCGAATCGACGTCGAAGCGCGCACACGTACAGAGACGCATGGTGCGGCGACAGGTAGCCGTGATCTGGGCCGCGTATCTCCGCGGGTTGGTTGCCGCCGGATGGAGGGAACAGGCGAGAGAGTTGTTTGAACATTCGCCGGTAGAGTGGGATGCGTTTACAAAGGGGTATGTCGAGAGTCGTCTTCAAGGTGTTCCTTTAGCTGCAGCTCCACCACTCGAGTCTTTGCCATTGTCCAAACAACTTTTATGCCCGACGTCTCTCTCCCCCTCTCAATTAGCGTCGATTCTCGATAGCCTCTCTTCGCAACCGCTCTGCACGACGCATCCCACACTTTTACCGCGCTTCAAGCACCGATTCTTGCGTCAACGTCTTGGTGCAGCTTCCGGCCCCGGCACGAGAGAACGCGAACGAACATGGTTGCATGCGGAAATCATAAACTTCCAAAAACAGGGACGCCACGAAGATGCGGTACAGGTCTTTGTCCAGCATTTCTTTTGGCTCGGCTTGCCTCTTCATCCgtccttttcctccgccTCTGCTGCAACGTCGGAATCAAACCAAGACCAAACACAAAACCAAAACCAAACGCAAAAACACTACCCGTCTATCCAAATACTAGTGACCCTCCTGCCGTCACTCCTCCCACTCCTCCCCCCGCCGTTATCGACCTCTGTACCAAAGTATTTGAACGCATATGTCCAATTAGCTCTTGACTCTAAGTCTAGCTCCAGCTCTAGCTCCATGGCACCACCGGCGTTGAGACCTAATAACGTGATGTGGAGTGTGGTCGTGAGGGAGATTGTACACTGGGGAGGGAGCAAAGGGTTGGAACATGGTCGAAACGTCTTGTCCGCGGCGCAAGCTGCGGCGCGAGCTGCAGCCGTAGATGATAGTGATtgcaacagcaacagcaacGTGCCGGGAGAAGCTGCGTATCGCGCATTACTATTGGCCCTAGCAGGCCGAAGGCGGACACACGAGATGTACGAATTGCTAGACCACATGGAGGTCGGAGAGGTCGGAAACGGAGGGACGATAGGGACGTCGATAAGGACGTATATCCCCCTGGTGGCGATCCTGGCGAAATCGGGTTTAGCGGGGGATGCGCAGCGGGTTTTGGAGAGGGGTGTAGAGCGGTTTGGCGAGGGTTGGGTACATGGTGTCGTTCTGGAGTAG
- a CDS encoding Ubiquitin-protein ligase, putative (Similar to TIGR gene model, INSD accession AAW44832.1) has translation MAMSMGAAKRGKPRIRPPKKIGPDTSIKDTWAKLAAAIREIQNHNASRLSFEEHYRYAYNLVLFKHGDQLYNGVRTLVVEHLDRLADEKIVPTFPRSGGTRGAGKLGGGAEAVERATEGDRFLKAVKGVWEDHTGSMRKLKDVLKYMAMHAPTAGVPPVYDLGLSLFLIHIIRRPTIHTHLISTLLSQVQLEREGFTITRSTVRECIDILLRLHVPEREGGASVYQQDFEPEFLRRSGEWYEYEAGEKLVKGDASLYLSNVSRRLAEEHDRTIHYLSPATLPHLQSLLIASLLTPHLTTILNMPGSGLVQMVDKDRYGDLKRLYELFGKVPADQGVEALKKAIRLDIDARGKSINSTTLLLPPSSSSQETKPKPTPPLTLALQWVHAILLLFDKYTLILSSSFASSLALQSTINSSFQNVINAHPRAPEFLSLYIDETLKKGKGAKGVGGGVTEEEVEEAKEKTIRIFRFLTDKDKFERYYKNHLARRLLSGKSVGGDAEQEMVGRLKKEVGFQFTHRLEGMFTDMRLSDEAAHIFGNDPRYSIPFTLHVSVLTSSNWPPSTLLSLPLTFPPPLLPALERYQTFYDSRHSGRRLTWQGLLGSADLKVRTRKGTWEVNLSTLCMVVLLAFSDLGAGATLSYADLQAQTSLPDAELGRTLQSLACGKHRLLVKHPKGRDIGKDDTFEFNDSFSSPLARIKILQIASSSSSSSSSSTTSAPPGSSIGGGVENAQEREETERQIDEERKHQIEACIVRIMKDRKTMRHNDLVSEVAHQLAKRFVAAVPMIKKRIEGLIDREYLERTEDMGSYRYLA, from the exons ATGGCGATGTCGATGGGTGCAGCCAAGCGGGGCAAACCCCGGATC CGCCCCCCCAAAAAG ATCGGCCCCGACACCTCCATCAAGGACACCTGGGCAAAGCTCGCAGCCGCCATCCGCGAGATACAGAACCACAACGCCTCCAGGCTCTCCTTTGAAGAGCACTACCGCTACGCCTACAacctcgtcctcttcaaGC ACGGCGACCAGCTGTACAACGGCGTCAGGACACTCGTCGTCGAACACCTCGACCGTCTTGCCGACGAAAAAATCGTGCCCACCTTCCCACGCAGCGGCGGCACACGCGGCGCAGGCAAGCTCGGCGGCGGCGCTGAAGCCGTCGAGCGGGCCACAGAAGGCGACCGCTTCTTGAAAGCCGTCAAGGGTGTGTGGGAAGACCATACGGGGAGTATGCGTAAACTCAAGGATGTCCTAAAGTACATGGCAA TGCATGCGCCGACGGCAGGCGTGCCCCCAGTCTACGACCTCGgcctctccctcttcctgATACACATCATCCGCCGGCCCACCATCCACACCCACCTCATCTCCACCCTCCTCTCCCAGGTCCAGCTCGAACGTGAAGGGTTCACCATCACACGTTCCACCGTGCGCGAATGCATCGATATCCTGCTCCGCCTTCATGTCCCAGAACGCGAGGGCGGCGCGAGCGTCTACCAGCAAGATTTCGAGCCCGAGTTTCTGCGACGGAGCGGCGAGTGGTACGAGTACGAAGCAGGCGAAAAATTAGTCAAGGGCGATGCGTCCCTCTACCTATCCAACGTCTCGCGCCGTCTTGCCGAAGAACACGACCGTACCATCCACTACCTCTCCCCCGCCACCCTCCCCCACCTCCAATCCCTCCTCATCGCTTCCCTCCTCACACCGCACCTGACCACCATTCTCAACATGCCAGGCTCCGGTCTCGTGCAGATGGTCGATAAGGATAGGTATGGCGATTTGAAACGCCTCTACGAGCTTTTCGGCAAAGTCCCAGCGGATCAAGGTGTGGAGGCGTTGAAAAAGGCTATCCGGCTCGACATTGACGCACGAGGCAAATCCATCAACTCTAccaccctcctcctccccccttcttcttcttcgcaGGAAACCAAACCCAAACCCACCCCGCCACTCACACTCGCCCTCCAATGGGTCCACgccatcctcctcctctttgACAAATAcaccctcatcctctcttcctcctttgcCTCCTCCCTCGCACTCCAATCCACCATCAACTCGTCCTTTCAAAACGTCATCAACGCCCACCCCCGCGCACCCGAGTTTCTCTCTCTCTACATTGACGAAACCCTCAAAAAGGGCAAAGGCGCCAAAGGTGTCGGCGGAGGCGTCAccgaggaagaggtggaagaagcCAAGGAAAAGACGATTCGTATTTTCAGATTCTTGACGGATAAAGACAAGTTTGAGCGGTATTACAAGAACCATTTGGCGAGGCGGTTGTTGAGTGGGAAGAGTGTAGGTGGGGATGCGGAGCAGGAGATGGTCGGCaggttgaagaaggaagt TGGATTCCAATTCACGCATAGACTGGAAGGGATGTTTACAGATATGAGACTATCAGACGAAGCTGCCCACATCTTTGGCAACGACCCCCGGTACAGCATCCCATTCACACTCCACGTCTCCGTCCTCACCTCATCCAACTGGCCACCCTCCaccctcctctccctcccaCTCACGTTCCCGCCACCCCTCCTCCCCGCTCTCGAGCGCTACCAAACATTCTACGACTCGCGCCACTCTGGCCGCCGCCTCACATGGCAAGGTCTCCTCGGCTCCGCCGACCTCAAAGTCCGTACCCGCAAAGGTACATGGGAAGTCAACCTCTCCACCCTTTGCATGGTCGTCCTCCTCGCCTTCTCCGACCTCGGCGCCGGCGCCACCTTGTCGTACGCCGACTTACAGGCACAGACGTCCTTGCCAGACGCAGAGCTAGGGAGGACGTTGCAGTCGCTCGCATGTGGTAAACATCGGTTATTAGTGAAACATCCAAAGGGGAGGGATATAGGAAAGGACGATACGTTTGAGTTTAATGATTCCTTTTCATCCCCTCTCGCTCGGATCAAAATCCTCCAAATCGcgtcttcctcctcctcttcttcttcttcttccaccaccTCCGCCCCACCCGGCTCGTCGATTGGCGGAGGGGTGGAAAACGCAcaggaaagagaagagacTGAACGTCAAATCGACGAAGAAAGGAAACATCAAATCGAAGCATGTATCGTCCGGATCATGAAAGACCGCAAAACCATGCGTCATAACGATCTCGTTTCAGAGGTAGCGCACCAGTTGGCAAAACGCTTTGTCGCCGCCGTACCCATGATTAAAAAGCGGATCGAGGGGTTGATCGAT AGAGAGTATCTCGAGAGAACAGAGGATATGGGATCGTATCGGTACTTGGCTTAA
- a CDS encoding Ran GTPase-binding protein MOG1 (Similar to TIGR gene model, INSD accession AAW44831.1; CNG04600) translates to MSAHLSPRSLFGGAISLDLPQNSIDASDLRQIPNNQEVFLFPHSDTALVLEILEMVEEGDARGDLWEAAKFHFNSIAHDNASLNSMILTPAPPSPIPSTPLESPVDTLQPVILSGTQRIHKFSHDPTGAPRPGHEDDVADDVWIGLALWRVWVESENGKKKADVVLSVNVNLCAADGSGEKEREQVEGWFGNAVESLKVVDYGLFGNVE, encoded by the exons ATGTCGGCCCATCTCTCTCCTCGATCCCTTTTTGGAGGTGCCATCTCTCTCGATCTCCCTCAAAATTCTATCGATGCCAG TGACCTCCGTCAAATCCCTAATAACCAAGAAgtcttcctcttcccgCATTCAGATACAGCTCTAGTCCTTGAGATCCTTGAGATGGTTGAAGAGGGTGATGCGCGGGGAGATCTTTGGGAAGCTGCCAA ATTCCACTTCAACTCGATCGCACATGACAACGCGTCTCTCAACTCTATGATCCTCACACCTGcacctccttctcccatccCTTCAACGCCTTTGGAGTCTCCCGTTGACACGCTCCAACCGGTCATATTGAGCGGTACGCAACGTATTCACAAATTCTCGCATGACCCGACTGGTGCGCCCCGACCGGGGCACGAGGATGATGTAGCGGATGATGTTTGGATAGGACTCGCACTTTGGCGGGTGTGGGTGGAAAGCGagaatgggaagaagaaggcggATGTGGTGTTGAGTGTGAATGTGAACCTTTGCGCTGCGGATGGGAGtggggagaaggagagggagcaGGTGGAAGGATGGTTTGGGAATGCGGTGGAGAGTTTGAAGGTTGTGGATTATGGGTTATTCGGGAATGTCGAATAG
- a CDS encoding mitochondrial 54S ribosomal protein YmL35 (Similar to TIGR gene model, INSD accession AAW44829.1; CNG04580): MSSRVTRLTARAARQQRAFSATPIARSVPVTPWEPALPQGVSPAYDAAISYLADYQSRTLSKLNAFKSKLSETPSHEELQQLAKLEIEAYANDPAVRRTFKESGGEGQMDKRIMRWLGEEKWKKEGGLDLLMQRALQMNVVPDLLPEIPPTAPLTITLSSPIIPGAFQRPSSFAQPPKITHQIFHHPSLPTSGNPNPAALHTLLVVDPDAPHHETHSFQERVLYMKTDIPISVVDGSVNLTDKSVGKELLAWEPPAPEQGTPYHRYVVLVFRQPSSSSVTTPSREDFNLRDFLSSQGLTSHALTGLSLFRAEWSEEEDEFINSVFREKRGVPEGAPVYGKVPKEVKYGYPMKAKLRRKEEIRDQIWEGAMRELEGLGDVERVGV; this comes from the coding sequence ATGTCCTCAAGAGTGACTAGACTCACCGCCCGAGCAGCTCGCCAACAACGCGCATTCTCAGCAACTCCGATCGCTCGAAGCGTACCAGTCACTCCTTGGGAACCCGCTCTTCCTCAAGGTGTCTCTCCTGCCTACGATGCTGCAATCAGCTACCTGGCCGATTACCAATCCCGGACTCTTTCCAAACTCAATGCTTTCAAATCTAAACTCTCCGAGACTCCTTCTCATGAAGAGCTCCAACAACTAGCGAAGCTTGAAATCGAGGCTTACGCGAATGACCCTGCTGTGAGACGGACGTTCAAAGAGAGTGGTGGGGAAGGTCAGATGGACAAGAGAATTATGCGATGGCTTGGGGAGgagaagtggaagaaggaaggaggatTGGACTTGCTGATGCAGCGTGCATTGCAAATGAACGTTGTTCCTGACTTGTTACCAGAGATCCCCCCTACAGCGCCTCTCACCAttaccctctcctccccTATTATTCCTGGAGCTTTCCAGCGACCATCATCCTTTGCTCAACCACCAAAGATCACTCACCAAATTTTCCACCACCCCTCCCTCCCCACATCTGGCAACCCCAATCCTGCCGCTCTCCACACGCTCCTTGTCGTTGACCCCGATGCGCCTCACCACGAAACTCACTCTTTCCAAGAACGTGTCTTGTACATGAAAACCGACATTCCTATCTCTGTTGTGGACGGCTCTGTCAACCTCACAGACAAGTCTGTCGGCAAGGAGCTCCTTGCTTGGGAACCACCTGCGCCTGAGCAAGGCACACCTTACCACCGATACGTTGTTCTCGTCTTCCGTCaaccctcttcttcttccgtcACTACTCCCTCTCGCGAAGACTTCAATCTCCGGGacttcctctcttcccaaGGGCTTACCTCTCACGCTCTTACCGGTCTTTCGCTTTTCCGTGCTGAGTGGTcagaggaggaggacgaaTTTATCAACTCTGTATTCAGGGAGAAGAGGGGTGTACCTGAGGGTGCGCCTGTGTATGGCAAGGTTCCCAAGGAAGTAAAGTATGGTTATCCCATGAAGGCGAAGCTTaggagaaaagaggaaatAAGGGACCAAATTTGGGAGGGTGCTATGCGAGAGTTGGAAGGATTGGGAGACGTTGAGCGTGTTGGTGTTTGA